A part of Paenibacillus donghaensis genomic DNA contains:
- a CDS encoding ABC transporter permease: MFLALREMRHSKARYLLIMVIMLLISFLVLFVTGLASGLAYANISAVKNMPANYYVVEGDADQTFRRSQLTDADLTAARAAVGEQQAASLAVQMSTITADSADVKLDVTLFAVDMKGMLAPRVVSGEGITNEQEGYAVVDRKLEASGITLGSSITDQASGMSWKVAGYVEDSSYSHTPVVYINNRAWQAMNQGGGVGAAGDSAGEATPYNVIALQANSTQVKSITAKLDQAEVITQKQAIASIPGYSAEQKSLMMMIVFLFVIAAVVLAVFFYVITIQKTSQFGILKAMGTHMGYLAWSVIGQVMILAVASLSISLLLTLGMNRGLPDSMPFQLETSTMLLTSVLFVGMSLLGSLLSVVKVARVDALEAIGRTGA, encoded by the coding sequence ATGTTTCTAGCCTTAAGAGAGATGCGGCATTCCAAAGCCAGATACCTGCTGATTATGGTCATTATGCTGCTCATCTCGTTTCTGGTCCTGTTCGTAACCGGATTAGCCAGCGGGCTGGCATATGCCAATATTTCAGCTGTGAAGAATATGCCGGCGAATTATTATGTGGTAGAAGGGGATGCGGACCAGACCTTCCGGCGCTCCCAGCTGACTGATGCCGACCTTACGGCAGCGCGTGCAGCGGTTGGCGAGCAGCAGGCTGCCTCGCTGGCTGTTCAGATGAGCACAATCACAGCGGATAGCGCTGACGTCAAGCTGGATGTAACCTTGTTCGCTGTGGACATGAAGGGGATGCTGGCCCCCAGAGTAGTAAGCGGTGAAGGCATAACCAATGAGCAGGAAGGTTACGCTGTCGTTGACCGGAAGCTGGAAGCTTCAGGCATCACTCTTGGCAGCAGCATTACCGATCAGGCCTCAGGCATGAGCTGGAAGGTGGCGGGTTATGTGGAGGACAGCTCCTATAGCCATACTCCGGTAGTTTATATTAACAATCGCGCTTGGCAGGCCATGAACCAGGGCGGGGGAGTGGGAGCGGCCGGGGATTCGGCGGGAGAAGCCACACCTTATAATGTGATCGCACTCCAGGCCAACTCCACTCAGGTGAAGTCAATTACTGCCAAGCTGGACCAGGCGGAGGTTATTACACAGAAACAAGCGATTGCAAGTATTCCCGGATATTCGGCAGAGCAGAAGTCGCTGATGATGATGATTGTGTTCCTGTTTGTTATTGCAGCCGTTGTGCTGGCGGTGTTCTTCTATGTCATTACGATTCAAAAAACAAGCCAATTCGGCATATTAAAAGCCATGGGGACGCATATGGGCTACTTGGCGTGGAGTGTGATTGGACAGGTGATGATTCTGGCGGTAGCCAGTCTGTCGATAAGTTTGCTCCTGACGCTGGGCATGAATAGGGGGCTGCCGGATTCAATGCCTTTTCAGCTGGAGACTTCGACCATGCTGCTGACCAGCGTACTGTTTGTAGGCATGTCCTTATTGGGGTCTCTGCTATCCGTAGTTAAAGTAGCCAGGGTAGATGCCTTGGAAGCCATAGGGAGGACCGGCGCATGA
- a CDS encoding ABC transporter ATP-binding protein, whose translation MNAQLEMKHVTQTYGDGSSTVSVLNELDLSVYAGEFVAVLGPSGSGKSTFLSAAGALLRPTRGEIRINGEVLGDKSTSELAELRLHQVGFMFQNAQLLPYLRVEEQLLYVARLAKLDAKEAKRRAAELLNRLGLSERRKHYPEQLSGGEKQRVAIARAWMNKPAILLADEPTASLDFKRGKEVVRMIAEEVKNENKAAVMVTHDERMLEWCDRVLHLEDGKLNERGGQIG comes from the coding sequence ATGAATGCACAATTAGAGATGAAGCACGTAACGCAGACCTACGGCGACGGAAGTTCAACAGTGTCTGTACTGAATGAGCTGGACCTCAGCGTATATGCTGGAGAATTCGTGGCTGTACTGGGCCCTTCGGGTTCCGGCAAAAGCACCTTTCTGTCCGCAGCCGGCGCGCTGCTAAGGCCTACCCGCGGTGAGATTCGGATCAACGGTGAAGTCCTTGGTGACAAAAGCACAAGTGAGCTGGCCGAGCTGCGGCTGCATCAGGTCGGTTTTATGTTCCAGAACGCTCAGTTGCTGCCTTACCTCCGGGTGGAGGAGCAACTGCTCTACGTCGCCCGGCTGGCGAAGCTGGATGCGAAGGAGGCGAAGCGGCGGGCGGCCGAGCTGCTGAACCGCCTGGGCCTCAGCGAACGCCGCAAGCATTACCCGGAGCAGCTGTCCGGCGGCGAGAAGCAGCGGGTCGCCATCGCCAGAGCATGGATGAACAAGCCAGCCATCCTGCTGGCCGATGAACCTACCGCCAGCCTGGATTTCAAGCGCGGCAAGGAGGTTGTGCGGATGATTGCCGAGGAAGTGAAGAACGAGAACAAAGCCGCCGTGATGGTGACACATGATGAACGGATGCTGGAATGGTGTGACCGTGTGCTGCATCTGGAGGACGGGAAGCTGAACGAGAGAGGCGGGCAGATAGGCTAA
- a CDS encoding helix-turn-helix domain-containing protein, which yields MNHSGNLTGRLLQNLTVTVTHAQVSSKYFGWNRSRETPSFNRLYFLDRGEGKVIINGVSYYPQPGQLMIMPAGSTQTTETNPDNPYTRYYCHFDADIGEWPLFHSENKLYISDAPDPDAVRAIFTDMIALFQNNDVLSILRIQASLLNLIALCLESGGYTDFMKEFVQTSDQGKLAHVLQYIDQRLKQPLEVEELAELVHLHPNYFIPYFKKFIGVPPMHYVQLKRMELAKRQLTLTDFSISDISEQVGMELAHFSKYFKKTTGVSPSAYRNSTK from the coding sequence ATGAATCACTCAGGCAATCTGACCGGGCGTCTGCTGCAGAATCTGACTGTGACGGTTACCCATGCCCAGGTTAGCAGTAAATATTTCGGATGGAACCGCTCGCGCGAGACGCCTTCCTTCAACCGGCTTTATTTCCTGGACCGCGGGGAAGGCAAGGTGATTATCAACGGAGTCAGCTACTATCCACAGCCGGGACAGCTGATGATTATGCCTGCCGGCAGCACGCAAACGACGGAGACGAACCCGGACAATCCCTATACCCGCTATTACTGCCATTTCGATGCGGACATTGGAGAATGGCCTTTATTTCACTCGGAAAATAAGCTGTATATCAGCGACGCACCTGATCCCGATGCAGTCAGAGCCATCTTCACCGATATGATCGCGCTGTTTCAGAATAATGATGTGCTCTCGATTCTGCGCATTCAGGCCTCCTTGCTGAATCTGATCGCGCTCTGTCTGGAGTCCGGCGGATATACCGATTTCATGAAGGAATTCGTGCAGACCAGCGACCAGGGCAAGCTGGCACATGTGCTTCAGTACATCGACCAACGGCTGAAGCAGCCGCTGGAGGTAGAGGAACTGGCCGAGCTGGTTCACCTCCATCCGAACTATTTCATTCCTTATTTCAAAAAATTCATCGGCGTCCCGCCCATGCATTACGTCCAGCTGAAGCGGATGGAGCTGGCGAAGCGCCAGCTGACCCTGACGGATTTCAGCATCTCCGACATCTCCGAGCAGGTCGGCATGGAGCTGGCCCATTTCTCCAAGTATTTCAAAAAAACAACCGGAGTCTCCCCCTCCGCCTACCGCAACAGCACCAAATAA
- a CDS encoding Gfo/Idh/MocA family protein — MEKVRYGIIGIGNMGRAHALSLVNEIKGAELTAVCDISAERLEWAAERLPAGVLHYLSPAEMFEAHTIDAVLIATPHYDHPTLAIEAFNYGYHVLIEKPAGVYTKAVQEMNDAAAKSTVKFGIMYNQRTNPLYKKLRDLIQSGELGEIRRTNWIITNWYRSQNYYDSGGWRATWGGEGGGVLLNQDPHQLDLWQWTTGMMPKRVRAFCHFGKYRKIEVEDDVTAYVEYENGATGLFVTTTGEAPGTNRFEITGDNGKIVVEDNQLTFWRLRTPEPQFNAEYKGGFGSPECWKCEIPVEEGHGDQHKGILRNFTNAILNDEPLLAPGEEGIHGLTLSNAMYLSAWTDNWVDLPIDADLFHEKLMVQVNNSTFKKEAIVSAKALDVSGTH, encoded by the coding sequence TTGGAAAAGGTTCGTTACGGTATTATTGGGATTGGAAATATGGGCAGAGCCCATGCCTTAAGTCTGGTCAATGAGATAAAGGGTGCTGAACTGACAGCCGTGTGTGATATTAGCGCTGAACGTCTGGAATGGGCGGCAGAGCGGCTGCCTGCGGGGGTGCTGCATTATCTTAGTCCGGCAGAAATGTTCGAAGCGCATACGATTGACGCTGTGCTGATTGCCACTCCGCATTATGATCACCCTACATTGGCTATCGAAGCCTTCAACTATGGCTATCACGTATTGATCGAGAAGCCGGCAGGCGTCTACACCAAAGCGGTACAGGAGATGAATGATGCGGCTGCGAAATCTACGGTTAAATTCGGCATCATGTACAATCAGCGCACTAATCCGCTATACAAGAAGCTGAGAGATTTGATACAGTCCGGGGAGCTGGGCGAGATTCGCAGAACCAACTGGATTATCACCAACTGGTACCGCAGCCAGAACTATTATGATTCCGGCGGCTGGCGGGCGACCTGGGGCGGGGAAGGCGGAGGCGTGCTGCTGAACCAGGACCCGCACCAGCTTGATCTGTGGCAATGGACTACAGGGATGATGCCTAAACGTGTCCGCGCTTTTTGCCACTTCGGCAAATACCGCAAGATTGAGGTTGAGGATGATGTAACCGCTTATGTGGAGTATGAGAACGGGGCTACCGGACTTTTTGTGACCACTACCGGTGAGGCACCTGGCACCAATCGCTTCGAGATTACCGGCGACAATGGCAAAATCGTCGTGGAGGACAACCAGCTGACCTTCTGGCGCCTCCGCACCCCTGAACCGCAGTTCAATGCCGAATACAAGGGTGGCTTCGGCAGTCCGGAATGCTGGAAATGTGAGATTCCGGTCGAGGAAGGGCACGGTGATCAACACAAGGGGATCTTGCGCAACTTCACGAATGCTATTCTGAACGACGAGCCGCTGCTTGCTCCGGGAGAAGAAGGCATCCATGGTCTGACATTGTCCAATGCGATGTATCTGTCAGCCTGGACCGACAACTGGGTAGATCTGCCGATTGATGCCGATCTGTTCCACGAGAAGCTGATGGTTCAGGTCAACAACTCGACGTTTAAGAAAGAAGCCATAGTCAGTGCCAAGGCACTGGATGTAAGCGGAACCCACTAA
- a CDS encoding sugar phosphate isomerase/epimerase family protein: protein MLRSSIAAQLYTLREYTRTPEDLKSTLNRVAEIGYQAVQVSGIGPIAPELVKQYADEAGLSICATHVSWDRLVNDLDALAAEHKLWNCKYIGLGGLPEEYRSSQEGYRSFAKLASSIAVTLKEQHGLQFVYHNHDFEFERFDGLTGMDILLAETDPAVGFELDLYWVQAGGASPVEWVRKVQGRMQVVHLKDMAISGRTQQFAEIGEGNMNYGDIITACRDTGVEWYVVEQDVCQRNPFESLEISYKYLLGLL, encoded by the coding sequence ATGTTGCGTTCTTCCATTGCTGCTCAGCTCTACACGCTGCGCGAGTATACCCGTACGCCTGAAGATTTGAAATCCACCTTGAACAGGGTGGCCGAGATCGGCTATCAGGCCGTTCAAGTCTCGGGGATTGGCCCCATTGCTCCCGAGCTGGTTAAACAATATGCCGATGAAGCGGGCCTCTCCATCTGTGCCACCCATGTGTCTTGGGACCGGTTGGTGAATGATTTGGATGCGCTTGCAGCAGAGCATAAGCTCTGGAATTGCAAATATATCGGCCTAGGCGGGCTGCCGGAGGAATACCGCAGCAGCCAGGAAGGCTACCGCAGCTTCGCCAAGCTGGCCTCAAGCATTGCAGTCACCTTGAAGGAGCAGCACGGCCTGCAATTTGTCTATCATAATCATGATTTCGAATTCGAACGTTTCGATGGATTAACCGGGATGGATATATTGTTGGCCGAGACAGACCCGGCCGTCGGATTTGAACTGGATCTCTATTGGGTCCAAGCTGGCGGTGCCAGTCCTGTGGAATGGGTCCGCAAGGTCCAGGGAAGAATGCAGGTCGTCCACCTAAAGGATATGGCGATCAGCGGCCGGACCCAGCAGTTTGCCGAAATCGGTGAAGGCAATATGAATTACGGAGACATTATAACGGCCTGCCGCGATACCGGCGTAGAGTGGTATGTGGTGGAGCAGGATGTGTGCCAGCGCAATCCGTTCGAGAGCCTGGAGATCAGCTACAAGTATTTGCTTGGTCTGTTGTAG
- a CDS encoding Gfo/Idh/MocA family protein — MNPKDGMNYAPKHEAKPVVEQGEFIMAAMALDHGHIYGMCNGLVEAGAQLKWVYDPDPAKVTAFLNTYPGVKVAASAADILEDPEVQLVAAAGIPCERGPLGVTVMQHGKDYFTDKAPFTTLAQLEDARAAVEATGQKYMVYYSERLHVESAIYAGQLIAKGAIGRVLQVIGLGPHRLNAASRPEWFFQREKYGGILCDIGSHQIEQFLFYAGCQEATILHSKVANYNNEAYPELEDFGDATLVGDNGATQYFRVDWFTPDGLGTWGDGRTMIMGTEGYIELRKYSDIGRSSTPDHVYWVDGEGEHYEHVAGRVGYPFFGELILDCLHGTEHAMTQAHVFKAAELCLKAQAQAVNLTPATLQ, encoded by the coding sequence ATGAACCCCAAAGACGGAATGAACTACGCTCCAAAGCACGAAGCGAAGCCCGTGGTGGAGCAGGGCGAATTTATTATGGCTGCAATGGCACTGGATCACGGCCATATCTATGGCATGTGCAACGGGCTTGTGGAGGCGGGTGCCCAGCTCAAATGGGTCTATGATCCCGATCCGGCGAAGGTCACAGCCTTTCTTAACACCTATCCGGGTGTCAAGGTGGCTGCCTCTGCCGCTGATATTCTGGAAGACCCTGAGGTGCAGCTGGTTGCAGCGGCGGGAATCCCTTGCGAACGGGGCCCGCTGGGTGTTACGGTAATGCAGCACGGCAAGGATTATTTCACTGACAAGGCTCCTTTTACCACGCTTGCTCAGCTGGAAGATGCGCGCGCAGCCGTGGAAGCAACAGGACAGAAATATATGGTGTATTACAGTGAGAGACTGCATGTGGAGAGCGCGATATATGCCGGACAGCTTATTGCCAAGGGTGCCATTGGCAGAGTGCTGCAGGTCATTGGCCTGGGACCGCACCGCCTAAACGCTGCCAGCCGGCCGGAATGGTTCTTCCAGCGTGAGAAATACGGCGGCATTCTCTGCGACATTGGCAGCCACCAGATTGAGCAGTTCCTCTTCTACGCCGGCTGTCAGGAAGCGACTATCCTGCACAGCAAGGTGGCGAACTATAATAATGAAGCTTATCCCGAGCTGGAGGATTTCGGCGATGCCACGCTCGTTGGAGATAACGGCGCGACCCAATATTTCCGCGTGGACTGGTTCACTCCGGACGGACTTGGAACCTGGGGCGATGGACGCACCATGATTATGGGAACGGAAGGGTATATCGAGCTGCGGAAGTACAGCGACATTGGCCGCTCCAGCACGCCGGATCATGTCTACTGGGTGGACGGGGAAGGGGAGCATTACGAGCACGTAGCCGGCAGAGTCGGTTATCCCTTCTTCGGCGAGCTGATTCTGGATTGTCTCCACGGGACGGAGCATGCGATGACGCAGGCTCATGTCTTCAAGGCAGCCGAGCTGTGCCTGAAGGCACAAGCCCAGGCCGTCAATCTTACACCGGCTACATTACAATAG
- a CDS encoding Gfo/Idh/MocA family protein, whose protein sequence is MKQLGAAIIGCGAIYPLHARAIAAMQGVQLLAVVDSNPAAAAEAAREFGGQPLTDYRELLNRTDIDVVHLCTPHSQHAEMAVALLQAGKHVLTEKPLAVDLPSARRMVEAAERSRGQLGVVFQNRYNETSRHIKQTIDSGILGPLVCMKGTVTWHRSESYYTDSSWRGRWATEGGGLLINQAIHTLDLLQWFGGEIASVKGSVTTDVLDGVIEVEDTAHACIRFSNNARGLFYGSNAYLVNTPVELELVFEQGTLTQRRDSLYLWKEGRETLLNEPFAITEGAKSYWGTGHKMLIQDFYEHVSTGRSFWLDGREGLKALELITQIYSSSASRMIHPSVT, encoded by the coding sequence ATGAAGCAGCTTGGAGCAGCCATTATTGGCTGCGGAGCCATATATCCGCTGCACGCCAGAGCGATAGCAGCCATGCAGGGGGTGCAGCTGTTGGCGGTTGTCGACAGCAATCCTGCTGCCGCTGCAGAAGCTGCCCGCGAATTTGGCGGTCAGCCATTAACGGACTACCGGGAACTTCTGAACCGCACGGACATCGATGTAGTCCATCTCTGCACACCGCACAGCCAGCATGCAGAGATGGCCGTTGCACTGCTGCAAGCAGGCAAGCATGTGCTTACCGAGAAGCCGCTTGCCGTCGATCTGCCCTCCGCCCGGCGGATGGTGGAAGCAGCTGAACGCAGCCGGGGCCAGCTGGGAGTGGTCTTTCAGAACCGCTATAATGAGACCTCCCGCCATATTAAACAGACCATCGACTCGGGAATTCTTGGCCCGTTGGTCTGCATGAAGGGCACGGTAACTTGGCACAGGAGCGAGAGCTATTACACTGACAGCAGCTGGAGAGGGCGCTGGGCTACCGAAGGCGGCGGCCTGCTGATCAATCAGGCGATTCACACGCTGGATCTGCTGCAATGGTTCGGCGGTGAGATCGCCTCCGTCAAAGGAAGTGTCACTACCGATGTGTTGGACGGCGTTATTGAAGTAGAGGACACCGCCCATGCCTGCATCCGGTTCAGCAACAACGCCAGGGGGCTGTTCTACGGCAGCAACGCCTATCTGGTCAACACACCGGTAGAGCTGGAGCTTGTTTTTGAACAGGGAACATTGACTCAACGCAGAGACAGCCTCTATCTTTGGAAAGAGGGACGGGAGACGCTGCTGAATGAGCCTTTTGCCATCACGGAAGGAGCCAAATCCTACTGGGGCACCGGCCACAAAATGCTGATCCAGGACTTCTACGAGCATGTTAGTACTGGCCGCAGCTTCTGGCTGGACGGCCGCGAGGGGCTGAAGGCACTGGAGTTGATCACACAGATCTACAGCTCCTCAGCATCAAGAATGATACATCCTTCCGTGACCTGA
- the msrA gene encoding peptide-methionine (S)-S-oxide reductase MsrA: MEQAMFAGGCFWCMVTPFEELPGIQGIVSGYAGGQVEHPTYEQVKTGTTGHYEVVQITFDPELFAYEKLLELYWPQIDPTDDGGQFQDRGTQYRTAVFYYTEAQRTAALASRDEVAASGRFPGPVVTAILPAPVFYPAEEYHQDYHKKNPKHYKEDREQSGRDEFIVKHW; encoded by the coding sequence ATGGAACAAGCAATGTTTGCAGGAGGCTGCTTCTGGTGTATGGTTACACCCTTTGAGGAGCTGCCGGGAATACAAGGCATCGTCTCCGGTTATGCGGGAGGCCAGGTCGAGCATCCAACCTATGAGCAGGTCAAGACCGGAACCACTGGCCATTATGAGGTGGTGCAGATTACGTTTGACCCGGAGCTTTTTGCATATGAGAAGCTGCTTGAATTATATTGGCCGCAGATAGATCCGACCGATGACGGTGGACAATTCCAAGATCGGGGCACCCAGTACCGCACGGCAGTCTTCTACTATACAGAGGCGCAGCGAACTGCGGCACTTGCTTCGAGAGACGAGGTTGCCGCCAGCGGCAGATTCCCTGGACCCGTGGTTACGGCGATTTTGCCTGCACCGGTTTTTTATCCGGCAGAGGAATATCATCAGGATTACCACAAGAAGAATCCCAAGCATTACAAGGAAGACCGCGAGCAATCAGGGCGCGATGAGTTCATTGTGAAGCACTGGTAA
- a CDS encoding HAD family hydrolase produces the protein MKPVEYSILFDLDGTLTDPKEGITKCVEYALNQFDIQVEHLDRLIPYIGPPLHESFVQLHGFSEEHSLRAVELYRERYREVGMFENLVIPGIPELLEQLKAAGYSLHVATSKPTVFAEQILKFYELDHYFGLIAGSNLDGSRSRKQEVIQYVLDQQHIDPRQAVMIGDRLHDIVGAKGCGMASIGVLFGYGSEEELRTAGADSIAETVVEIEQLAAHHAGAAG, from the coding sequence GTGAAACCTGTAGAGTACAGTATTTTGTTTGATTTGGATGGTACCTTAACCGACCCCAAAGAGGGGATTACCAAATGTGTGGAATATGCGCTTAACCAGTTTGATATTCAAGTAGAGCACTTGGATCGGCTGATTCCGTATATCGGACCGCCGCTGCATGAGTCGTTCGTGCAGCTGCACGGATTCAGCGAAGAGCATTCGCTCCGGGCAGTAGAGCTGTATCGCGAGCGTTACCGAGAAGTGGGCATGTTCGAGAATCTGGTGATTCCCGGCATTCCCGAGCTGCTGGAGCAGTTGAAGGCGGCTGGGTATTCGCTGCATGTGGCAACTTCGAAACCTACTGTTTTTGCCGAACAAATTCTCAAGTTCTATGAACTGGATCATTACTTCGGGCTTATCGCCGGCAGCAATCTGGATGGCAGCCGTTCCCGCAAGCAAGAGGTCATTCAATATGTGCTGGACCAGCAACACATTGATCCGCGACAAGCCGTGATGATCGGCGACCGGCTGCATGATATTGTCGGAGCAAAGGGCTGCGGCATGGCATCCATCGGGGTTCTGTTCGGGTATGGCTCGGAGGAAGAGCTGCGCACAGCGGGTGCAGATTCCATTGCGGAGACTGTGGTCGAGATTGAGCAACTGGCGGCACATCACGCCGGCGCAGCAGGTTGA
- a CDS encoding alpha/beta fold hydrolase — protein sequence MKSYFIRNEAVVLHILENGVVSEKSPSLLIINGLWESAERAIPLLSKIQGHVVTFSFRGRGLSSTPENNYNLVDHLSDIEAVISYCGLKNYCVLGFSRGAAYAIGWSLSNQKDMCGLILVDQAPIHRSVGKEALDFWSKLVYLQVPILNHMRLEALQGLGNDADEVDFSEQLSKLHIPVALFAGRNAAAKIPSDISEETLKIYKESIPGLNVIEFQNSGHMIPDEEQQKYIEEIGLFLKKLV from the coding sequence ATGAAAAGTTATTTTATTCGTAATGAGGCAGTTGTTCTACACATTCTTGAGAATGGAGTGGTATCTGAAAAATCACCTTCATTACTTATAATTAATGGATTGTGGGAATCTGCAGAGAGAGCCATCCCACTGCTGTCCAAAATTCAGGGACATGTTGTTACTTTTAGTTTTCGAGGTCGTGGGTTGAGTTCTACTCCAGAAAATAATTATAATCTTGTGGATCATCTATCAGATATTGAAGCAGTTATTTCCTATTGCGGCCTTAAGAATTACTGTGTACTTGGGTTCTCCAGAGGTGCTGCGTACGCTATAGGTTGGAGCTTATCAAATCAGAAAGACATGTGTGGACTTATTTTGGTTGACCAAGCACCTATACATAGAAGTGTCGGGAAAGAGGCTTTGGATTTTTGGAGTAAATTGGTGTATTTGCAAGTGCCAATATTAAACCATATGCGTCTTGAAGCGTTGCAAGGATTGGGGAATGACGCAGATGAAGTTGATTTTTCGGAACAACTATCAAAGCTTCACATTCCAGTTGCTCTTTTCGCTGGTAGGAATGCGGCGGCAAAAATTCCTTCGGATATATCGGAAGAAACACTCAAAATATATAAGGAATCAATCCCCGGATTGAATGTTATAGAATTTCAGAATTCCGGTCATATGATTCCAGATGAAGAACAACAAAAATACATTGAAGAAATCGGTCTGTTCTTGAAGAAATTAGTATAG
- a CDS encoding YjcZ family sporulation protein has protein sequence MSGVVGGYGCEHEKKVISPFTSTGAILVLFILLVIILKACIF, from the coding sequence ATGAGTGGAGTTGTTGGAGGATATGGGTGTGAACATGAAAAAAAAGTTATTAGTCCTTTTACGTCGACAGGTGCAATCTTGGTACTCTTTATCTTGTTAGTTATTATCTTGAAAGCCTGCATATTCTAA
- a CDS encoding YjcZ family sporulation protein yields MGELAGGYGGFTSTTAILVLFILLVIISKTFLI; encoded by the coding sequence ATGGGTGAATTAGCTGGGGGATATGGTGGCTTTACTTCTACCACTGCAATATTGGTTCTGTTTATCTTGTTGGTAATCATCTCTAAGACTTTCTTGATCTAA
- a CDS encoding DUF6063 family protein, protein MSYSLEQLQQASKLFFDLLRRKVISLNDPAAAECLQDAGAYDALQYVAKEGGCRVMNSGQRLHLLVNPIGSVFATNFTQLKNKYSRIERKAQLHTINVIILIFLAEMDQDESHFKPGQDSMSYLQLADQVSAVLQAWYNLDGEGRFSKQWQLDIQAMYKVWTSLYMQTKSQEESDLLSRGSGSRIGLIHEGMKLLEEEHLVFISEQEKRIFPRDELYERMRYLYHDVDRYKELKTLIEQTLAEKAGAADAQN, encoded by the coding sequence ATGAGTTATTCTTTAGAGCAATTACAGCAGGCTTCGAAGCTGTTCTTTGACCTGCTGCGCCGCAAAGTCATCTCCCTGAATGATCCCGCAGCCGCCGAATGCCTGCAGGATGCGGGAGCCTATGATGCGCTGCAGTATGTGGCCAAGGAAGGCGGCTGCCGGGTGATGAACTCGGGACAACGGCTGCATCTGCTGGTGAATCCGATCGGTTCGGTGTTCGCCACCAACTTCACGCAGCTGAAGAACAAATATTCGCGCATTGAACGCAAGGCGCAATTACATACCATTAACGTCATCATTCTGATTTTTCTCGCCGAGATGGACCAGGATGAGAGCCATTTCAAGCCCGGGCAGGACAGTATGTCCTATCTGCAGCTGGCTGACCAGGTGTCTGCAGTGCTGCAGGCCTGGTACAACCTCGATGGGGAAGGGCGGTTCAGCAAACAGTGGCAGCTCGACATTCAAGCGATGTACAAAGTATGGACCAGCCTCTATATGCAGACCAAAAGCCAGGAGGAGAGCGATCTTCTCTCACGTGGCTCAGGCTCACGGATCGGGCTGATCCATGAAGGCATGAAGCTGCTGGAAGAGGAGCATCTGGTCTTTATCTCAGAGCAGGAGAAGCGGATCTTCCCCCGGGATGAGTTGTATGAGAGAATGCGCTATCTGTACCATGATGTTGACCGCTACAAGGAACTGAAGACCCTGATCGAACAGACTCTGGCAGAGAAAGCAGGTGCAGCGGATGCCCAGAATTGA